A genome region from Hevea brasiliensis isolate MT/VB/25A 57/8 chromosome 9, ASM3005281v1, whole genome shotgun sequence includes the following:
- the LOC110649546 gene encoding acetolactate synthase small subunit 1, chloroplastic isoform X2 — protein MAVVSPACSITIHPLNLSPSRSSAWNSSLRVGFSSTKPAYLTFLKSTSDDYQPQRKLAVSATSADNHSNISNTAFSANGPAPSMSISKVRRHTISVFVGDESGMINRIAGVFARRGYNIESLAVGLNKDKALFTIVVSGTERVLQQVVEQLQKLVNVLKVEDLSSEPQVERELMLIKVNADRNYRPEIMWLVDIFRAKIVDISEHSLTIEVTGDPGKMVAVQRNLSKFGIKEIARTGKIALRREKMGACAPFWRFSAASYPDLGEIRPNDALLGSKSRAVIGEETSAGGDVYPVEPSDSFTGTQVLDAHWGVLDEDDTTGLRSHTLSMLVTDSPGVLNIVTGVFARRGYNIQSLAVGHGETEGLSRITTVVPGTDESISKLVQQLYKLIDLHEVQDLTHLPFAERELMLIKIAVNAAARRDVLDIASIFRAKAVDVSDHTITLELTGDLDKMVALQRLLEPYGICEVWRAVILLRRAVSERGRSPEK, from the exons ATGGCGGTCGTATCTCCAGCATGTTCCATAACGATTCACCCCCTAAACCTTTCTCCTTCTCGGTcttctgcttggaactcttctctTCGCGTTGGATTCTCAAGTACAAAACCTGCATATTTAACATTCTTAAAATCCACCTCTGACGACTATCAGCCTCAAAGGAAACTCGCAGTATCTGCTACGTCCGCTGATAATCATAGCAACATCTCTAACACGGCTTTCTCCGCTAATGGCCCTGCTCCTTCAATGTCCATTTCAAA GGTGAGGAGGCATACAATCTCCGTGTTTGTGGGGGATGAAAGTGGGATGATTAATCGGATTGCTGGGGTTTTTGCGAGGAGGGGGTATAACATTGAGTCCCTTGCTGTTGGTCTGAACAAGGACAAGGCACTCTTCACCATAGTCGTCTCTGGAACTGAAAGGGTGCTGCAACAAGTTGTAGAGCAACTTCAGAAACTAGTCAATGTTTTGAAG GTTGAAGATCTCTCCAGTGAGCCACAGGTAGAACGTGAGCTAATGCTTATAAAAGTGAATGCAGACCGTAATTACCGTCCTGAG ATCATGTGGTTGGTGGACATTTTCAGAGCAAAAATTGTGGATATCTCAGAGCACTCTTTAACAATTGAG GTAACTGGAGATCCTGGGAAGATGGTTGCTGTTCAGAGAAACCTAAGCAAGTTTGGAATCAAAGAAATTGCAAGAACTGGAAAG ATTGCATTGCGAAGGGAAAAAATGGGTGCATGTGCTCCCTTTTGGCGATTTTCAGCTGCTTCATATCCTGATCTTGGAGAAATAAGGCCTAATGATGCTCTTTTGGGGTCTAAAAGCAGAGCAGTCATAGGCGAAGAAACATCTGCAGGG GGGGATGTTTATCCAGTGGAACCATCTGATAGCTTTACAGGCACTCAAGTTCTTGATGCTCATTGGGGTGTTCTCGATGAAGATGAT ACAACTGGACTTCGATCTCACACTCTCTCCATGCTGGTGACCGACTCTCCTGGAGTTCTTAACATTGTTACAGGAGTATTTGCTCGAAGAGGCTATAACATTCAG AGTTTGGCCGTTGGGCATGGAGAAACTGAGGGCCTTTCTCGAATAACAACTGTTGTTCCTGGAACAGATGAATCAATAAGCAAGTTGGTGCAGCAACTTTATAAGCTGATAGACCTTCATGAG GTTCAGGATCTTACTCACTTGCCATTTGCTGAACGGGAATTGATGTTGATAAAGATTGCTGTGAATGCTGCTGCTAGACGAGATGTCCTTGACATTGCTAGCATTTTTAGGGCAAAAGCAGTTGATGTATCTGACCACACAATAACCCTTGAG CTTACTGGAGATTTGGACAAGATGGTTGCACTGCAGAGGTTGTTAGAACCCTATGGCATTTGTGAG gtatggcgggcggtgatacttctaaggagagccgtaagcgaaagagggaggtctccagaaaagtga
- the LOC110649546 gene encoding acetolactate synthase small subunit 1, chloroplastic isoform X1 → MAVVSPACSITIHPLNLSPSRSSAWNSSLRVGFSSTKPAYLTFLKSTSDDYQPQRKLAVSATSADNHSNISNTAFSANGPAPSMSISKVRRHTISVFVGDESGMINRIAGVFARRGYNIESLAVGLNKDKALFTIVVSGTERVLQQVVEQLQKLVNVLKVEDLSSEPQVERELMLIKVNADRNYRPEIMWLVDIFRAKIVDISEHSLTIEVTGDPGKMVAVQRNLSKFGIKEIARTGKIALRREKMGACAPFWRFSAASYPDLGEIRPNDALLGSKSRAVIGEETSAGGDVYPVEPSDSFTGTQVLDAHWGVLDEDDTTGLRSHTLSMLVTDSPGVLNIVTGVFARRGYNIQSLAVGHGETEGLSRITTVVPGTDESISKLVQQLYKLIDLHEVQDLTHLPFAERELMLIKIAVNAAARRDVLDIASIFRAKAVDVSDHTITLELTGDLDKMVALQRLLEPYGICEVARTGRIALVRESGVDSKYLRGYSFPI, encoded by the exons ATGGCGGTCGTATCTCCAGCATGTTCCATAACGATTCACCCCCTAAACCTTTCTCCTTCTCGGTcttctgcttggaactcttctctTCGCGTTGGATTCTCAAGTACAAAACCTGCATATTTAACATTCTTAAAATCCACCTCTGACGACTATCAGCCTCAAAGGAAACTCGCAGTATCTGCTACGTCCGCTGATAATCATAGCAACATCTCTAACACGGCTTTCTCCGCTAATGGCCCTGCTCCTTCAATGTCCATTTCAAA GGTGAGGAGGCATACAATCTCCGTGTTTGTGGGGGATGAAAGTGGGATGATTAATCGGATTGCTGGGGTTTTTGCGAGGAGGGGGTATAACATTGAGTCCCTTGCTGTTGGTCTGAACAAGGACAAGGCACTCTTCACCATAGTCGTCTCTGGAACTGAAAGGGTGCTGCAACAAGTTGTAGAGCAACTTCAGAAACTAGTCAATGTTTTGAAG GTTGAAGATCTCTCCAGTGAGCCACAGGTAGAACGTGAGCTAATGCTTATAAAAGTGAATGCAGACCGTAATTACCGTCCTGAG ATCATGTGGTTGGTGGACATTTTCAGAGCAAAAATTGTGGATATCTCAGAGCACTCTTTAACAATTGAG GTAACTGGAGATCCTGGGAAGATGGTTGCTGTTCAGAGAAACCTAAGCAAGTTTGGAATCAAAGAAATTGCAAGAACTGGAAAG ATTGCATTGCGAAGGGAAAAAATGGGTGCATGTGCTCCCTTTTGGCGATTTTCAGCTGCTTCATATCCTGATCTTGGAGAAATAAGGCCTAATGATGCTCTTTTGGGGTCTAAAAGCAGAGCAGTCATAGGCGAAGAAACATCTGCAGGG GGGGATGTTTATCCAGTGGAACCATCTGATAGCTTTACAGGCACTCAAGTTCTTGATGCTCATTGGGGTGTTCTCGATGAAGATGAT ACAACTGGACTTCGATCTCACACTCTCTCCATGCTGGTGACCGACTCTCCTGGAGTTCTTAACATTGTTACAGGAGTATTTGCTCGAAGAGGCTATAACATTCAG AGTTTGGCCGTTGGGCATGGAGAAACTGAGGGCCTTTCTCGAATAACAACTGTTGTTCCTGGAACAGATGAATCAATAAGCAAGTTGGTGCAGCAACTTTATAAGCTGATAGACCTTCATGAG GTTCAGGATCTTACTCACTTGCCATTTGCTGAACGGGAATTGATGTTGATAAAGATTGCTGTGAATGCTGCTGCTAGACGAGATGTCCTTGACATTGCTAGCATTTTTAGGGCAAAAGCAGTTGATGTATCTGACCACACAATAACCCTTGAG CTTACTGGAGATTTGGACAAGATGGTTGCACTGCAGAGGTTGTTAGAACCCTATGGCATTTGTGAG